The genomic stretch CAGAAGATGCAGCGGATATTCGTGAGCATATTGCTACGCTCGAGAGCCAAACAAAACTGCATTAATCAGCAGGCTCGTCAATCTCAATAGAGATTGCAGCATTTCATTCCTATAATGTCTTATGCAAACTGAACCTCACATTCAGCCTACGCATTTACCTCATCAGCCACCCATACTCTGTATTGTTGGCCCTACAGGCGCAGGCAAAACCCATCTCGCTATGGCTTTGGCAGAGCATGCCAAGCTCTTGGACAGAACAGTTGAAATCATCAGCATGGACTCTGCCCTGGTTTATCGCGGACTAGATATTGGAAGCGCTAAACCAAGCAAAGCAGAACAGGCTGCGGTTCAACACCACCTGATTGATATCTTAGAGCCCACCGAATCCTATTCAGCAGCACGCTTTGCAAATGATGCTAAGCGACTTTGCGAAGAAATTCGTGATCGTGGGAATATTCCCGTCGTGGTGGGTGGCACGATGTTGTATTGGCGGGCCTGGGCCTATGGCCTCTCTTCTTTGCCACCAGCTGATCCAGAAATTCGCGCCCGTCTCGATGAGCAAGGTAAATTAATTGGCTGGCCTGCGATGCATGCCGAACTCGCCAAAGTAGACCCCATCACTGCGGTGCGCTTGGAACCCAATGACTCTCAACGAGTACAACGTGCTTTAGAAGTTTATGAAATCACAGGCAAACCAATGTCGGAACTGCTGGCAGATGCGCCAAGCGAAGATGGCAGAGAAGGTTCAACTATTCCGGAGTGGATTGACCTCATTTCGCTAGAGCC from Polynucleobacter sp. AP-Jannik-300A-C4 encodes the following:
- the miaA gene encoding tRNA (adenosine(37)-N6)-dimethylallyltransferase MiaA, translated to MQTEPHIQPTHLPHQPPILCIVGPTGAGKTHLAMALAEHAKLLDRTVEIISMDSALVYRGLDIGSAKPSKAEQAAVQHHLIDILEPTESYSAARFANDAKRLCEEIRDRGNIPVVVGGTMLYWRAWAYGLSSLPPADPEIRARLDEQGKLIGWPAMHAELAKVDPITAVRLEPNDSQRVQRALEVYEITGKPMSELLADAPSEDGREGSTIPEWIDLISLEPSDRSRLHQNLEKRFDEMLIGGLLEEVQLLRKNPDLHGDLPAIRSVGYRQVWEFLSGEVDQAEMRYKALAATRQLGKRQLTWLRAIAGRKTFDPFNPNELNAALEHCKQSLNK